One Faecalicatena sp. Marseille-Q4148 DNA window includes the following coding sequences:
- the fabF gene encoding beta-ketoacyl-ACP synthase II produces the protein MKRRVVVTGLGAITPIGNSVDEFWSNIKKGCVGIDNITRFDTSEYKVKLAAEVKNFQAKDYMDFKSAKRMAKFSQYAVAAAKEAMEDAGLCMEKEDPFRCGVIIGSGIGSLETVESEYTKIQEKGPGRVNPLMVPMMISNMAAGNVAIQFGMKGKCTNVVTACATGTHCIGDAFRAIQYGDGDVMLAGGTESAICPSAVAGFMNLTALTTTEDPLRASIPFDKDRSGFVIGEGAGIVVLEELEHAKSRGAKIYAEVCGYGATCDAYHITSPAEDGSGAAKAMKLAMEEAGVAPEEVDYINAHGTSTHHNDLFETKAIKTALKEAAKEVSINSTKSMIGHLLGAAGGVELVTCVKAMEEGYVHQTMGSRESDEGCELNYTFGSPVHRKIRCAMSNSLGFGGHNATLLIKEYIE, from the coding sequence ATGAAAAGAAGAGTAGTTGTGACGGGACTTGGGGCAATTACGCCCATCGGGAATTCGGTTGATGAATTTTGGAGCAATATAAAAAAGGGATGTGTTGGAATTGATAACATTACAAGATTCGATACATCTGAATATAAAGTAAAACTGGCAGCAGAAGTGAAGAATTTTCAGGCAAAAGATTATATGGATTTTAAATCGGCAAAGAGAATGGCTAAATTTTCGCAGTATGCAGTTGCAGCGGCCAAAGAAGCTATGGAAGATGCAGGTTTGTGCATGGAGAAAGAAGATCCATTTCGCTGTGGAGTTATTATTGGTTCCGGAATCGGAAGCCTGGAGACAGTGGAGAGTGAGTATACGAAAATTCAGGAAAAAGGTCCCGGAAGAGTGAATCCATTGATGGTACCTATGATGATTTCCAATATGGCAGCAGGAAATGTGGCAATTCAATTTGGAATGAAAGGGAAATGTACCAATGTAGTAACAGCATGTGCAACCGGAACCCATTGTATTGGTGATGCATTCCGGGCAATTCAGTATGGAGATGGAGATGTGATGTTGGCAGGTGGGACGGAAAGTGCTATTTGCCCAAGCGCAGTAGCCGGTTTTATGAACTTAACAGCGCTTACAACAACAGAAGATCCACTTAGAGCTTCGATTCCATTTGATAAAGACAGAAGTGGTTTTGTTATTGGAGAGGGAGCAGGAATTGTGGTGTTGGAAGAACTGGAGCATGCGAAAAGCAGAGGAGCGAAAATCTATGCGGAAGTATGCGGCTATGGAGCAACATGCGATGCATATCATATTACATCTCCGGCAGAAGACGGAAGCGGAGCTGCAAAAGCGATGAAGCTTGCGATGGAGGAAGCCGGAGTCGCTCCGGAAGAAGTAGATTATATCAATGCGCACGGAACAAGTACTCATCACAATGATTTATTTGAAACGAAGGCGATTAAGACAGCGCTAAAAGAGGCGGCAAAAGAGGTATCGATTAATTCTACAAAATCCATGATCGGACATTTGCTTGGAGCAGCAGGCGGTGTGGAACTGGTAACGTGTGTGAAAGCGATGGAAGAGGGATATGTACATCAGACGATGGGAAGCCGTGAGTCCGATGAAGGGTGCGAGCTCAATTATACGTTTGGAAGTCCGGTACATCGCAAAATTCGCTGTGCGATGAGTAATTCTCTTGGATTCGGTGGGCACAATGCAACACTTCTAATAAAAGAGTATATAGAATAA
- a CDS encoding ketoacyl-ACP synthase III, with the protein MIGKICGTGAYIPEKIVTNFDLAEIVETNDDWIRERTGVARRHIAVEETTSQMAAEAARRALKDAGIHAEEVDMILVATLSPDLICPSIACEVQRILGAEKAVCYDMNAACTGFVFAFQAAQAYIQAGMYYKILVIGAESISNLIDWNDRSTCILFGDGAGAIVLCAQKEETEGNFIPVFAAHSDGERGTALLCRSRYHKEGSDLYEISKKKATTISEDSYIRMDGQAVFKFAVRCVPEVIREVLEKTKTSISDVKYFVLHQANRRIVEAAAKRLGADIEKFPMNLEEYGNTSSASIPILLDEMNRKKMLTRGDTIVLAGFGAGLSWGAVIFEW; encoded by the coding sequence ATGATAGGAAAAATATGTGGAACTGGCGCGTATATCCCAGAAAAAATAGTGACGAATTTTGATCTGGCTGAAATTGTAGAAACAAACGATGATTGGATAAGAGAGAGAACCGGTGTAGCCAGGCGCCATATTGCAGTTGAGGAAACAACTTCACAAATGGCAGCCGAGGCAGCAAGAAGAGCATTGAAAGATGCAGGAATCCATGCGGAAGAAGTTGATATGATTTTAGTAGCAACCTTGTCTCCGGATTTGATTTGTCCATCAATTGCATGTGAAGTACAGAGAATATTAGGAGCGGAGAAGGCTGTTTGTTATGATATGAATGCAGCATGTACCGGATTTGTATTTGCCTTTCAGGCAGCACAAGCCTATATTCAGGCAGGAATGTATTACAAAATTCTTGTAATAGGAGCGGAGAGCATTTCAAACTTGATTGACTGGAACGACAGGAGTACATGTATTTTATTCGGAGATGGTGCAGGGGCAATTGTGTTGTGCGCACAGAAAGAAGAAACAGAGGGAAATTTTATTCCGGTTTTTGCGGCTCATTCGGATGGAGAAAGAGGGACAGCGCTTCTGTGTAGAAGTCGCTATCACAAAGAAGGATCTGATCTTTACGAAATAAGTAAGAAGAAGGCTACGACAATATCGGAGGATAGCTATATTCGGATGGATGGTCAGGCAGTCTTTAAATTCGCAGTACGATGTGTACCGGAAGTGATACGGGAAGTTTTGGAAAAAACAAAAACGTCAATTTCGGATGTGAAGTATTTTGTGCTTCATCAGGCAAACAGGCGTATCGTAGAGGCAGCAGCGAAACGGTTAGGAGCAGACATTGAAAAGTTTCCGATGAATCTTGAAGAATATGGGAATACATCATCAGCGAGTATCCCGATTTTATTGGATGAAATGAATCGGAAGAAAATGCTGACAAGAGGCGATACAATTGTTTTGGCAGGATTTGGAGCAGGACTTTCCTGGGGCGCCGTTATTTTTGAATGGTAA
- the fabK gene encoding enoyl-[acyl-carrier-protein] reductase FabK, whose product MRTEITELLGIQYPIIQGGMAWVAEYHLAAAVSEAGGLGIIGAAAAPAEWVREQIREVKQRTEKPFGVNIMLMSPYADEVARIVVEEDVKVVTTGAGSPEKYMKLWKEAGIRVIPVVASVALAKRMERCGADALVAEGTEAGGHIGENTTMVLVPQIADAVKIPVIAAGGIADGRGAAAAFMLGAKGIQIGTRFVVTEESQVHENYKEAILKAKDIDSKVTGRSTGHPVRGLRNQMTKEYLKREAEGASLEELELLAAGGLRRAVVEGDVTTGSVMAGQSAAMIREQLSCREVIERILQEMTALLKQGAEQAVM is encoded by the coding sequence ATGCGAACAGAAATTACAGAATTGCTTGGAATTCAATATCCGATTATTCAGGGCGGTATGGCATGGGTTGCAGAATATCACCTGGCAGCTGCAGTTTCGGAGGCAGGAGGGCTTGGAATTATCGGAGCCGCTGCTGCACCGGCTGAATGGGTACGGGAGCAGATCAGAGAAGTAAAGCAACGGACAGAGAAGCCATTTGGAGTGAATATTATGCTGATGAGTCCATATGCAGATGAAGTAGCCCGAATTGTTGTGGAAGAAGACGTAAAAGTTGTGACAACTGGAGCAGGGAGTCCTGAAAAGTATATGAAACTCTGGAAAGAAGCCGGAATTCGGGTAATTCCTGTTGTGGCTTCTGTGGCGCTTGCCAAGCGTATGGAAAGATGTGGTGCAGATGCACTTGTAGCAGAAGGGACAGAAGCAGGAGGGCATATTGGGGAAAATACTACGATGGTTTTAGTTCCTCAAATTGCAGATGCTGTAAAAATCCCGGTCATTGCGGCAGGCGGAATTGCAGACGGAAGAGGAGCGGCAGCCGCATTTATGCTTGGAGCAAAGGGAATTCAGATTGGCACAAGATTTGTTGTGACAGAGGAATCCCAGGTACATGAGAACTATAAAGAAGCAATTCTGAAAGCGAAAGATATTGATTCAAAAGTAACTGGCCGTTCCACAGGTCATCCGGTGCGTGGACTGCGCAATCAAATGACAAAAGAATATCTGAAGCGCGAAGCAGAAGGAGCATCTCTGGAAGAACTGGAATTATTAGCTGCCGGAGGATTACGCAGGGCAGTTGTAGAAGGAGATGTTACTACAGGAAGTGTGATGGCAGGTCAAAGTGCGGCTATGATACGAGAACAGCTGAGCTGCCGGGAAGTGATAGAGCGTATTCTACAGGAAATGACAGCGCTTCTAAAACAGGGAGCAGAGCAGGCGGTAATGTAG
- a CDS encoding ABC-2 transporter permease produces the protein MKGLLYKDIILCWNRRNFFLLITAISIMLAVTSKNPMFVISYITLVFGMFSISSISYDEFDNGNAFLFTLPFTRAGYVLEKYLFSLLISGIPWLISSVLITIYQKSRVPELDTAEWFLTTFIFLYMVILFLSLTLPLHLKYGAEKARLFLFGVMGVIFVVCILLTKITSSIADKVLHFLKNFSAVSTSQIVLAGGIFSIVLLIISGLCSLKVIKGKEF, from the coding sequence ATGAAAGGATTACTCTATAAAGATATTATATTATGTTGGAATCGCAGAAATTTCTTTCTTCTGATTACCGCTATTTCCATTATGCTTGCTGTCACATCCAAAAACCCAATGTTTGTTATCAGTTATATCACATTAGTTTTCGGTATGTTCTCTATCAGCAGTATTTCTTATGATGAATTTGATAACGGCAACGCATTTTTATTCACACTGCCGTTTACCAGAGCAGGTTATGTATTGGAAAAATATTTGTTTTCTTTATTAATAAGCGGAATTCCGTGGCTGATCTCCTCAGTTTTGATTACCATCTATCAGAAATCCCGTGTTCCGGAATTGGATACTGCTGAATGGTTCCTTACCACTTTTATTTTTCTGTATATGGTTATTTTATTTCTTTCACTTACACTTCCGCTGCACTTGAAATACGGAGCAGAAAAAGCGCGTCTCTTTCTCTTCGGAGTGATGGGTGTTATCTTTGTCGTATGCATCCTTCTTACAAAGATAACTTCCTCCATCGCAGACAAAGTATTGCATTTTCTAAAGAATTTTTCTGCTGTCAGTACTTCGCAGATTGTTCTTGCGGGAGGCATTTTTTCCATCGTTCTACTTATTATTTCCGGACTTTGTTCCTTAAAAGTGATAAAAGGAAAAGAATTTTAA
- a CDS encoding ABC transporter ATP-binding protein encodes MLTLKNVQKHYGGFHLNCSLTVPAGCITGLIGQNGAGKSTMFKAILNLISIDSGEIRLFDQDIASLSSLDKQKLGVVLSDSGFSGYLTVKNIMKINQHMYPAFEKEYFLSQCERFHLPLNKMIKEFSTGMKAKLKVLLALSHNAQFLILDEPTSGLDTIARDEILDLLREYMETDGRSILISSHISTDLETLCDEIYMIHNGSIVLHEETDCLFDQYGVLKVSEEQFRTLDKQYLLRTLKEPFGYSCLTNEKAFYAENYPAVTIERGSIDNIITTMIRGEK; translated from the coding sequence ATGTTAACACTAAAAAATGTACAAAAACACTACGGAGGATTTCATTTGAATTGTTCTTTAACTGTTCCAGCCGGATGTATTACCGGTCTGATCGGACAAAATGGCGCCGGAAAAAGTACAATGTTCAAAGCAATTCTGAACTTAATTTCTATAGACAGCGGAGAAATACGGCTTTTTGATCAAGATATTGCCTCTCTTTCTTCTCTTGATAAGCAGAAGCTCGGCGTTGTTCTTTCTGATTCCGGATTTAGTGGATATCTGACTGTAAAAAATATTATGAAAATCAATCAGCACATGTATCCGGCTTTCGAGAAAGAATATTTCCTGTCACAATGTGAACGTTTTCATCTTCCGCTTAACAAAATGATTAAAGAATTTTCTACAGGAATGAAAGCCAAACTGAAAGTATTGCTGGCACTTTCCCACAATGCTCAATTTCTTATTCTCGATGAGCCAACTTCCGGACTGGATACGATTGCCCGGGATGAAATTCTTGATCTTCTGCGGGAATATATGGAGACAGATGGACGCTCTATTTTAATCAGCTCTCATATTTCTACTGATCTTGAAACACTTTGTGACGAAATTTATATGATCCACAACGGCAGTATCGTACTTCACGAAGAAACAGATTGTCTCTTTGACCAGTATGGCGTTCTGAAAGTCAGCGAGGAACAATTCCGCACACTGGATAAACAATATCTGCTGCGCACGTTGAAAGAGCCTTTCGGCTACAGCTGTCTTACAAATGAAAAAGCATTTTATGCGGAAAATTATCCTGCAGTCACAATAGAGCGTGGGAGCATTGATAATATTATTACAACAATGATTCGAGGTGAAAAATAA
- the acpP gene encoding acyl carrier protein produces the protein MATTFEQVKEVIVNELGANEAEVTEATSFKEDLDADSLDLFEMIMALEEQYEIEIPSEELENLTTVGEVVRYIDEKLA, from the coding sequence ATGGCAACAACATTTGAACAGGTAAAAGAAGTAATCGTAAACGAGTTAGGAGCAAATGAGGCAGAAGTAACAGAGGCAACATCTTTTAAAGAAGATCTGGATGCAGATTCTCTTGATCTGTTTGAGATGATCATGGCTTTGGAAGAACAGTACGAAATTGAAATCCCATCTGAAGAACTTGAGAATCTGACAACAGTGGGCGAGGTTGTACGCTATATTGATGAAAAACTGGCATAA
- the fabG gene encoding 3-oxoacyl-[acyl-carrier-protein] reductase, which produces MLTGKIAVVTGAARGIGRAIALALAEEGAEVVINYHHSEERSMAVKEEIEARGGKAAVMQCDVSDYESCEKFVSAVAEMYGHIDIWVNNAGITKDQLLMRMSEEAFDEVIETNLKGTFQCMRFVSRIMVKQRCGRIINLSSVVGIAGNAGQVNYAASKAGVIGMTKSAAKELAGRGITVNAVAPGFIETEMTSVLSEKVQEQAKNQIPLGHFGTPEDVASAVVFLASEQAKYITGQVLQVDGGMVM; this is translated from the coding sequence ATGTTAACAGGAAAGATTGCGGTAGTAACCGGAGCAGCGAGAGGGATTGGAAGAGCAATTGCGCTTGCGCTTGCAGAAGAGGGCGCAGAAGTTGTGATTAACTATCATCATTCGGAAGAAAGATCCATGGCTGTAAAAGAAGAAATTGAAGCCAGAGGCGGAAAAGCTGCCGTTATGCAGTGCGACGTGTCAGATTATGAATCCTGTGAAAAATTTGTATCAGCAGTGGCAGAAATGTACGGTCACATTGATATTTGGGTGAATAACGCAGGAATTACAAAGGATCAGCTATTGATGAGGATGTCTGAGGAGGCGTTTGATGAAGTCATTGAAACGAATCTGAAAGGAACTTTTCAGTGCATGAGATTTGTTTCCCGAATTATGGTAAAACAGCGCTGCGGGCGGATCATCAATCTGTCTTCGGTGGTAGGAATAGCCGGAAATGCAGGGCAGGTGAATTATGCAGCCTCAAAAGCAGGGGTGATCGGTATGACAAAATCCGCAGCAAAAGAGCTGGCAGGCCGGGGAATTACGGTAAATGCAGTAGCGCCGGGATTTATTGAAACGGAGATGACGAGTGTACTTTCTGAAAAGGTTCAGGAACAGGCAAAAAATCAGATTCCACTGGGACATTTTGGAACACCGGAAGATGTGGCAAGTGCAGTTGTATTTCTTGCATCTGAGCAGGCGAAATACATCACAGGTCAGGTGCTTCAAGTAGACGGCGGTATGGTAATGTAG
- a CDS encoding XTP/dITP diphosphatase, with the protein MEKRIIFATGNQNKMKEIKMILSDFGMEILSMKEAGIDVDVEENGTTFEENALIKARAIAEHLPSDIILADDSGLEIDYLNKEPGIYSARYAGKDTSYDIKNQMLIDRLEGVPDEKRTARFVCAIAAVFPDGTEEVVCEAMEGRIGYKIAGANGFGYDPIFYLPEFGMTSAEITPEQKNEVSHRGKALRSMRKVMEKKYENTCNQ; encoded by the coding sequence ATGGAAAAACGAATCATTTTTGCAACAGGGAACCAAAATAAAATGAAAGAAATTAAGATGATTCTTTCAGATTTTGGAATGGAAATCTTATCTATGAAAGAAGCCGGAATCGATGTGGATGTAGAAGAAAATGGGACAACATTTGAAGAAAATGCATTGATTAAAGCGCGAGCGATTGCAGAGCACCTCCCTTCAGATATTATTCTGGCGGATGACTCTGGGTTGGAAATAGATTATTTGAATAAAGAGCCGGGAATCTATTCTGCGCGTTATGCAGGAAAAGATACTTCTTATGATATTAAGAATCAGATGCTGATCGATCGTTTGGAGGGAGTTCCGGATGAGAAAAGGACAGCCAGATTTGTGTGTGCGATTGCGGCAGTATTTCCGGACGGAACAGAAGAAGTAGTCTGTGAGGCTATGGAAGGCCGGATTGGATACAAGATTGCAGGAGCGAACGGATTTGGATATGATCCGATCTTTTATCTTCCGGAGTTCGGAATGACTTCTGCGGAGATTACACCGGAGCAGAAGAATGAAGTGAGTCATCGGGGAAAAGCGCTGCGGTCAATGCGAAAAGTAATGGAGAAGAAATATGAAAATACTTGTAATCAGTGA
- a CDS encoding metallophosphoesterase: MKILVISDTHGRHGNFDKMLKIEGQPDLLIHLGDVEEGEDYIRAVMECPVYMVAGNNDFWTDLPREAEVRIAGQKVMLTHGHTYYVSMGTDRLALAASAGGAQAVFYGHTHRPIVEWNSGILVVNPGSLSYPRQSDRRPSYIVIEAEMDGMLRPEIRYL, translated from the coding sequence ATGAAAATACTTGTAATCAGTGATACGCATGGCAGACATGGGAATTTTGATAAAATGCTGAAAATAGAAGGTCAGCCGGATCTGTTAATTCATCTCGGAGATGTGGAAGAGGGCGAAGATTACATTCGGGCAGTGATGGAGTGTCCGGTCTATATGGTAGCCGGTAATAATGATTTCTGGACAGATTTGCCAAGAGAAGCAGAAGTACGCATTGCAGGTCAGAAAGTAATGCTGACACACGGTCATACTTATTATGTTTCGATGGGAACAGACCGACTGGCGCTTGCAGCATCGGCGGGAGGAGCGCAGGCAGTGTTTTATGGTCATACCCACCGACCGATCGTGGAATGGAACAGTGGGATTTTAGTGGTAAATCCAGGAAGTTTAAGTTATCCGCGTCAAAGTGACAGAAGACCGAGTTACATTGTGATTGAGGCGGAAATGGATGGAATGCTTCGACCGGAAATACGCTATCTGTAG
- a CDS encoding GntR family transcriptional regulator, whose amino-acid sequence MQPIYEQILDQIKARILQGELQENDTLPSVRSLAKDLKISALTVKKAYDALEQEGFIITVHGKGSFVACTNQGLMQEELKKDVEADLELAIQKGRSCGMSNQDLTDLFHLILEES is encoded by the coding sequence ATGCAGCCTATTTACGAACAGATTCTCGATCAGATCAAAGCTCGTATCCTGCAAGGTGAATTACAGGAAAATGACACTCTCCCCTCTGTCCGCTCTCTCGCAAAAGACTTGAAGATCAGCGCGCTAACCGTTAAGAAAGCATATGATGCGCTGGAGCAGGAAGGCTTTATCATTACCGTGCACGGAAAAGGAAGCTTTGTCGCCTGCACAAATCAGGGACTGATGCAGGAAGAGTTAAAAAAAGATGTAGAGGCTGACCTGGAACTGGCCATTCAAAAGGGCAGAAGCTGCGGAATGAGTAACCAAGATTTAACTGATTTATTTCATCTTATTCTGGAGGAATCATAG
- the accB gene encoding acetyl-CoA carboxylase biotin carboxyl carrier protein, which produces MEFEQLIRLINVVSDSKLKQFKYEEKGVKISMGKEIKIYSNKGMEEYSISSERNDGHTLKQPEDVSDMEVPCKIKEESTVLKETIFDKEKEIVSPLVGTFYEAPQEGAKPFVTVGSQVKKGQVLAIVEAMKLMNEIESEQDGVITEICVKNGEAVEYGQTLFKIADGVL; this is translated from the coding sequence ATGGAATTTGAGCAGCTGATCAGGCTTATTAATGTAGTTTCAGATTCAAAACTGAAGCAATTTAAATATGAAGAAAAAGGTGTAAAGATTTCTATGGGAAAAGAAATAAAAATATATTCCAACAAGGGCATGGAAGAATATAGTATTTCATCTGAAAGAAATGATGGACACACTTTAAAGCAGCCTGAAGATGTTTCTGATATGGAAGTACCGTGCAAGATAAAAGAGGAAAGTACGGTCTTAAAGGAAACGATTTTTGATAAAGAAAAGGAAATAGTATCTCCGCTTGTTGGAACATTTTACGAAGCTCCGCAGGAAGGTGCCAAACCATTTGTAACAGTGGGAAGCCAAGTGAAGAAAGGGCAGGTATTAGCCATTGTAGAAGCCATGAAGCTGATGAATGAGATTGAGAGCGAGCAGGATGGTGTGATTACAGAAATCTGTGTAAAAAACGGAGAAGCAGTGGAATACGGTCAGACTTTATTTAAAATTGCGGATGGAGTGTTATAA
- a CDS encoding signal peptidase I, with protein sequence MTGILVIPLVPEIFGINTYCIQSGSMEPILETGSLIFTMKPKDIKIGDIITFQKWDIPVTHRVVDIQNGMYVTKGDANGKEDQGGILEKELLGKVLKLPGDRYCIPYMGYIHTLISQWKWGIMGILVSYILLRKSDRKKDMIC encoded by the coding sequence TTGACAGGAATTTTAGTGATTCCGTTAGTGCCGGAGATATTTGGAATAAACACATACTGTATACAGTCAGGAAGTATGGAACCAATTCTGGAGACGGGGAGTCTGATTTTTACAATGAAGCCAAAAGACATAAAGATTGGAGATATCATTACATTTCAGAAGTGGGATATTCCGGTAACACATCGTGTTGTGGACATTCAAAATGGGATGTATGTTACAAAAGGAGATGCAAATGGTAAGGAAGATCAGGGAGGAATTTTGGAGAAAGAATTGTTGGGAAAGGTATTGAAACTGCCCGGAGACAGATATTGTATTCCATATATGGGATACATCCATACCCTGATATCCCAGTGGAAATGGGGAATTATGGGAATACTGGTAAGTTATATATTATTAAGAAAAAGTGATAGAAAGAAGGATATGATATGTTAG
- the fabD gene encoding ACP S-malonyltransferase, with the protein MAKVAFIFPGQGAQKVGMGKSFYDNSPLAREIFEQAEAVLGFDVKALCFEENDLLDQTEYTQAAMVTTCLAMEACVREAGICPDVTAGLSLGEYCAIVSAGGMSVKDGMRTVRQRGILMEHAVPKGKGAMAAVLGMASEEIEKILNHYPEVSIANYNCPGQIVITGETSALQQASEELGKAGARRILPLNVSGPFHSPLLKPAGEELEKVLETVDFMPLEIPYVTNVTANYVTEIEETKALLSEQVSSPVRWQQSMEKLIADGITTFVEIGPGNTLTGFMKKINKQMTVYRISEWEDLQELIRKGIESC; encoded by the coding sequence ATGGCAAAGGTTGCATTTATATTTCCGGGGCAGGGAGCCCAGAAAGTAGGAATGGGGAAGTCATTCTATGACAACAGTCCATTGGCGCGCGAGATTTTTGAACAGGCAGAGGCGGTATTGGGATTTGATGTGAAGGCGCTTTGTTTTGAAGAAAATGATCTGCTTGATCAGACAGAATATACGCAGGCGGCAATGGTAACGACTTGCCTCGCCATGGAGGCGTGTGTGAGAGAAGCCGGCATTTGTCCGGATGTCACTGCAGGATTGAGCCTCGGGGAATATTGTGCCATCGTTTCTGCGGGAGGCATGAGTGTAAAAGATGGAATGCGGACAGTCAGACAGCGTGGAATTCTTATGGAACATGCAGTGCCGAAGGGTAAGGGCGCGATGGCTGCGGTACTTGGCATGGCATCAGAAGAAATTGAAAAGATTCTGAACCATTATCCTGAAGTATCGATTGCCAATTATAATTGTCCCGGTCAGATTGTTATTACAGGGGAAACATCAGCTCTTCAACAAGCATCAGAAGAGCTTGGAAAGGCCGGAGCAAGAAGGATACTTCCTTTGAATGTGAGCGGACCATTCCATTCGCCGCTGCTTAAACCGGCAGGGGAAGAATTGGAGAAAGTTTTGGAAACAGTTGACTTCATGCCGCTTGAGATCCCATATGTGACAAATGTGACAGCAAACTATGTGACAGAAATTGAGGAAACAAAAGCATTGCTTTCGGAGCAGGTATCATCTCCTGTGCGATGGCAGCAGAGCATGGAGAAGCTTATTGCTGATGGGATCACTACCTTTGTGGAGATTGGTCCGGGAAATACTTTGACAGGATTTATGAAAAAGATTAACAAACAGATGACAGTTTACCGGATTTCTGAGTGGGAAGATCTGCAGGAACTGATCAGGAAAGGAATTGAATCATGTTAA
- a CDS encoding class I SAM-dependent RNA methyltransferase, whose product MNMIELIAPCHFGLESVLKREVLDLGYEIASVEDGRVTFYGDMEALVRANIFLRTAERVLLKAGSFKASSFEELFDKTKALPWEQWIPADGKFWVAKASSIKSKLFSPSDIQSIMKKAIVKRLQEKYHIEWFQETGAEYPIRVFLMKDIVTIGIDTSGSSLHKRGYRETAGKAPISETLAAALIMLTPWKKDRILVDPFCGSGTFPIEAAMMAANIAPGMNRSFTAEKWNNLIPKKLWYEAINEANDLVDDSVEVDIQGYDIDRDMVRIARHNAREAGVDHLIHFQERAVKDLSHPKKYGFLITNPPYGERLEEKEALPDIYRALGDAYRQLDSWSAYLITSYEDTEKYMGRKADKNRKIYNGMLKTYYYQFLGPKPPRPKK is encoded by the coding sequence ATGAATATGATAGAATTGATCGCACCGTGTCATTTTGGACTGGAATCAGTTTTGAAAAGAGAAGTTCTTGATCTTGGCTATGAAATTGCCAGCGTGGAAGATGGCAGGGTGACATTTTACGGAGATATGGAAGCGCTTGTGCGAGCGAATATTTTTCTGAGAACGGCAGAGAGAGTGCTTTTAAAAGCAGGCTCGTTTAAAGCAAGCAGTTTTGAAGAATTATTTGATAAGACGAAGGCACTTCCGTGGGAACAGTGGATTCCGGCAGACGGGAAGTTTTGGGTGGCAAAAGCATCTTCAATTAAAAGTAAGCTTTTCAGTCCATCAGATATCCAGTCTATTATGAAGAAGGCAATTGTGAAGCGTCTCCAAGAGAAATATCACATTGAATGGTTTCAGGAGACAGGAGCAGAATATCCGATCAGAGTATTTCTGATGAAAGACATTGTGACGATTGGAATTGATACATCGGGAAGTTCTCTGCATAAGAGAGGATATCGCGAAACTGCCGGAAAAGCACCTATTTCGGAGACGCTGGCAGCAGCGCTTATTATGCTGACTCCGTGGAAGAAAGACAGGATTCTTGTGGATCCATTTTGCGGAAGCGGAACATTTCCGATTGAGGCGGCAATGATGGCAGCGAATATTGCACCTGGTATGAATCGCTCTTTTACAGCAGAGAAGTGGAATAATCTGATTCCGAAGAAGCTCTGGTATGAAGCAATAAATGAAGCGAATGATCTTGTGGATGATTCTGTGGAAGTGGATATTCAGGGATATGATATTGATAGAGATATGGTTCGGATCGCGAGACATAATGCAAGAGAGGCAGGGGTAGATCATCTGATCCATTTCCAGGAGCGGGCGGTGAAAGATTTGAGCCACCCGAAAAAATATGGATTTCTTATTACGAATCCTCCGTATGGAGAACGACTGGAAGAAAAAGAAGCGCTTCCGGACATTTACCGTGCGTTGGGAGATGCCTACCGGCAATTAGACAGCTGGTCTGCATATCTGATTACGTCTTATGAAGATACAGAAAAATATATGGGAAGAAAAGCGGACAAGAATCGCAAAATATATAATGGAATGCTGAAGACTTATTACTATCAGTTCTTGGGACCAAAACCACCGAGACCGAAGAAATAA